Proteins from one Comamonas flocculans genomic window:
- a CDS encoding glycerate kinase type-2 family protein has product MPLNTLPPFREDPRGLLRALFQVAVRRAQPLGAIGPWLPPPPRGRTLVLGAGKAAGAMAQALEALWPTQAPLSGLVVTRYGHVPPRPTGLARRIEVREAAHPVPDAAGAAAARELLALAGGLTADDLVICLVSGGGSALLSLPVPGLTLAQLQDIHARLLASGAAIGEMNCLRKHLSRTAGGRLALACAPAPVLTLAISDVPGDEVSVIASGPSVADASSCADALAVARRYRIALPDAVVRALQSGALETPKPGDARLAGQAVHLVATPGQSLQAAAEAARAAGLAAHVLSDAIEGEAREVAKVHAALAREVALRNAPFARPCVLLSGGETTVTLGAAAPQGAPARGGRAGEFCLALALALQGQPGVWALAADTDGIDGTQDKAGALLTPDTLGRAAALGLDARALLQRHDAYGFFEPLGDALLTGPTHTNVNDFRALLIA; this is encoded by the coding sequence ATGCCGCTGAACACCCTGCCGCCGTTTCGCGAAGACCCGCGCGGCCTGCTGCGTGCGCTCTTTCAGGTGGCGGTGCGGCGCGCCCAGCCGCTCGGTGCCATCGGCCCCTGGCTGCCGCCGCCGCCGCGCGGGCGCACGCTGGTGCTGGGTGCTGGCAAGGCGGCCGGCGCGATGGCGCAGGCGCTGGAAGCCTTGTGGCCGACGCAGGCGCCGCTGAGCGGGCTGGTGGTCACGCGCTACGGCCACGTGCCGCCGCGCCCGACGGGCCTGGCCCGGCGCATCGAGGTGCGCGAGGCCGCGCACCCCGTGCCCGACGCCGCCGGCGCTGCCGCGGCCCGCGAGCTGCTGGCGCTGGCCGGGGGCTTGACGGCGGACGACCTGGTGATCTGCCTGGTCTCAGGCGGCGGCTCGGCGCTCCTGAGCCTGCCGGTGCCGGGGCTCACGCTGGCGCAGCTGCAGGACATCCATGCCCGGTTGCTGGCCAGCGGCGCCGCCATCGGCGAGATGAACTGCCTGCGCAAGCACCTCTCGCGCACCGCGGGTGGCCGCCTGGCGCTGGCCTGCGCGCCGGCGCCGGTGCTGACGCTGGCGATCAGCGATGTGCCGGGCGACGAGGTGTCGGTGATCGCCAGCGGCCCGAGCGTGGCCGACGCCAGCAGCTGCGCCGATGCGCTGGCGGTGGCGCGCCGCTACCGCATCGCGCTGCCCGACGCCGTGGTGCGCGCACTGCAAAGCGGCGCGCTGGAAACGCCCAAACCGGGCGATGCACGCCTGGCCGGGCAGGCGGTCCACCTCGTCGCGACGCCCGGGCAGTCGCTGCAGGCGGCGGCCGAGGCGGCGCGCGCCGCGGGTCTTGCCGCGCACGTGCTCTCCGACGCCATCGAGGGCGAAGCGCGCGAGGTCGCCAAGGTGCATGCGGCGCTGGCGCGCGAGGTGGCGCTGCGCAATGCGCCGTTTGCCCGGCCCTGCGTGCTGCTGTCGGGCGGCGAGACCACGGTGACGCTGGGCGCGGCGGCGCCGCAGGGCGCGCCCGCGCGCGGCGGACGGGCCGGGGAGTTCTGCCTGGCGCTGGCGCTCGCGCTGCAAGGCCAGCCGGGCGTGTGGGCGCTGGCGGCGGACACCGACGGCATCGACGGCACGCAGGACAAGGCCGGCGCGCTGCTCACGCCCGACACGCTCGGGCGCGCCGCGGCGCTGGGGCTCGATGCGCGCGCGCTGCTGCAGCGCCACGACGCCTACGGCTTCTTCGAGCCGCTGGGCGACGCGCTGCTGACCGGCCCCACGCACACCAACGTGAACGACTTCCGGGCGCTGCTGATCGCCTGA
- a CDS encoding ferritin-like domain-containing protein — MHQSTPASGTMKLDEDAIARARDNLEQGAVTPGIAPHAQEICKLLNDALATEWVCVLRYRRHYFTAKGLSSEAIAEEFLAHANEELGHADRLAARIVQLGGEPMLDPDTLSARSHAQYDESTELKAMIRANLVAERLAVEIYRQLIALVADKDPTSAHLLRDILAEEEEHADELSDWLERP, encoded by the coding sequence ATGCACCAGAGCACCCCTGCCTCGGGCACGATGAAGCTCGATGAGGATGCCATAGCCCGCGCCCGCGACAACCTCGAGCAGGGCGCGGTCACGCCGGGCATCGCGCCCCACGCGCAAGAGATCTGCAAGCTGCTGAACGACGCGCTGGCCACCGAATGGGTCTGCGTGCTGCGCTACCGGCGCCACTATTTCACCGCCAAGGGCCTGTCCTCCGAAGCCATTGCCGAGGAATTCCTGGCGCATGCCAATGAAGAGCTGGGCCACGCGGACCGCCTGGCGGCGCGCATCGTCCAGCTCGGCGGCGAGCCCATGCTCGACCCCGACACCCTGTCGGCGCGCAGCCATGCGCAGTACGACGAGTCCACCGAGCTCAAGGCCATGATCCGCGCCAACCTGGTGGCCGAGCGCCTGGCGGTGGAGATCTACCGCCAGCTCATCGCCCTGGTGGCCGACAAGGACCCGACCAGCGCGCACCTGCTGCGCGACATCCTGGCCGAGGAAGAGGAACACGCCGACGAGCTCTCCGACTGGCTCGAACGCCCCTGA
- a CDS encoding pyroglutamyl-peptidase I, producing the protein MVTPASASPSAARAAARPTVLVTGFDAFGEHAVNPSAQVAQALHRRQVAGCRVVGAQLPTAFGAATAQLLQLLERHQPALVLCLGLTAGRDALQLERVALNRDDARLPDNDGAQPREQPIIDGAPAAYLCTLPTEAMQRAMVAAGVPTVVSQNAGSFVCNHVFFQLLHRLASEPRWQGTRGGFIHLPPLGGQGNAGMPLAQLVHGVRTGLRAALNTPAPSQA; encoded by the coding sequence ATGGTAACGCCAGCATCCGCCTCCCCATCGGCCGCCCGGGCCGCTGCGCGCCCGACGGTGCTGGTCACCGGGTTCGACGCTTTTGGCGAGCATGCGGTCAATCCCTCGGCCCAGGTGGCGCAGGCGCTGCACCGTCGGCAGGTTGCCGGGTGCCGCGTGGTCGGCGCGCAACTGCCTACGGCCTTTGGCGCGGCGACGGCGCAATTGCTGCAGCTGCTGGAGCGCCACCAGCCGGCGCTGGTGCTCTGCCTGGGCCTGACCGCGGGGCGCGATGCGCTGCAGCTTGAGCGCGTGGCGCTCAACCGCGACGATGCGCGCCTGCCGGATAACGACGGCGCCCAGCCGCGCGAGCAGCCCATCATCGACGGCGCGCCCGCCGCCTACCTGTGCACCCTGCCGACCGAAGCCATGCAACGCGCCATGGTGGCCGCGGGCGTGCCCACGGTGGTGTCGCAGAACGCCGGCAGCTTCGTCTGCAACCACGTGTTCTTCCAGCTCCTGCACCGCCTGGCCAGCGAGCCGCGCTGGCAGGGCACGCGCGGCGGCTTCATCCACCTGCCGCCGCTCGGCGGTCAGGGCAACGCCGGCATGCCGCTGGCGCAGCTGGTGCACGGGGTGCGCACCGGGCTGCGCGCCGCGCTGAACACGCCCGCCCCCAGCCAGGCCTAG
- a CDS encoding urate hydroxylase PuuD, whose translation MEAYLLDWANLLLRWLHVITAIAWVGSSFYFVFLDSSLTPPADEKLRRDGATGELWAVHGGGFYHPVKYNVSPPRLPEHLHWFFWESYTTWLSGFALLSVSYLWNAGVYLVNPAAPLMSPAMAVVAALAFLVVFWLLYDAICRIWGQKERGDTIVGALVAVLVCIAAWLACHLFPGQAAFLLMGAMLATAMSANVLFWIIPGQRKVVAALKAGQPVDPIHGQRGKQRSVHNTYFTLPVVFAMLSTHYGWMNTAPNNWLILILMMAAGALIRQFFVLRHGYKLGRNRHPWPYAAIGVAVLLALVAWLKPAPQALASSSEPVAFADLHAVMKEQCFVCHSSATIQQKGVKFDTPEDVKQHAQQIYQQVVQLRKMPFGNPDALSPQQLDMFKRWYEGGARVDR comes from the coding sequence ATGGAAGCTTATCTGCTGGACTGGGCCAACCTGCTGCTGCGCTGGCTGCACGTCATCACCGCCATCGCCTGGGTGGGGTCGTCCTTCTACTTCGTCTTTCTGGACAGCAGCCTCACGCCGCCCGCCGATGAAAAACTGCGCCGCGACGGCGCCACCGGCGAGCTCTGGGCGGTGCACGGCGGGGGCTTCTACCACCCGGTCAAGTACAACGTCTCGCCGCCCAGGCTGCCCGAGCACCTGCACTGGTTCTTCTGGGAGAGCTACACCACCTGGCTGTCGGGCTTTGCGCTGCTGTCCGTCTCCTACCTGTGGAACGCCGGCGTCTATCTGGTCAACCCGGCCGCGCCGCTGATGTCGCCCGCCATGGCGGTGGTGGCGGCGCTGGCCTTCCTCGTCGTCTTCTGGCTGCTGTACGACGCGATCTGCCGCATCTGGGGCCAGAAAGAGCGGGGCGACACCATCGTCGGCGCGCTGGTGGCCGTGCTGGTGTGCATCGCGGCCTGGCTCGCCTGCCATCTCTTTCCGGGGCAGGCGGCCTTCCTCCTGATGGGCGCGATGCTCGCCACCGCGATGAGCGCCAACGTGCTGTTCTGGATCATCCCCGGCCAGCGCAAGGTGGTGGCGGCGCTCAAGGCCGGCCAGCCGGTGGACCCCATCCACGGCCAGCGCGGCAAGCAGCGCAGCGTGCACAACACCTATTTCACGCTGCCGGTGGTCTTTGCCATGCTCTCCACCCACTACGGCTGGATGAACACCGCGCCGAACAACTGGCTGATCCTCATCCTGATGATGGCTGCGGGCGCGCTGATCCGCCAGTTCTTCGTGCTGCGCCACGGCTACAAGCTCGGGCGCAACCGCCACCCCTGGCCGTATGCGGCCATCGGCGTGGCCGTGCTGCTGGCGCTCGTCGCCTGGCTCAAGCCGGCGCCGCAGGCACTCGCCAGTTCCAGCGAACCCGTGGCCTTTGCCGATCTGCACGCGGTCATGAAGGAGCAGTGTTTCGTCTGCCACAGCAGCGCCACCATCCAGCAAAAGGGCGTGAAGTTCGACACGCCCGAGGACGTGAAGCAGCACGCCCAGCAGATCTACCAGCAGGTGGTGCAACTGCGCAAGATGCCCTTCGGCAATCCCGACGCGCTCAGCCCGCAGCAGCTGGACATGTTCAAGCGCTGGTACGAGGGCGGGGCTCGCGTCGACCGCTGA
- a CDS encoding delta(1)-pyrroline-2-carboxylate reductase family protein: MHAIHDARRTAASLPWDALADEIEALLRAGAARVPPRIVMPTGDGSVLFVMPATDGTVAMTKLISFTAANAGAGRPTIQGEVSVFDVASGERRLILDGPTVTARRTAAVSALAARHLAACPQGPALIVGAGVQGRAHLQACAATLGVRRFVIASRSAASAQALVQHAHSLGLQAESVADAHAALARCPLVVTCTPANAVVLRGPVRADAFVAAVGAFTPQMRELDAGLCRHFAEHGRIVVDTRDAEHEAGDLLQAGIAVAPLPSLQDVLRGPQPPRGGPVLFKSCGWAGWDLAAARLALRQGA; this comes from the coding sequence ATGCACGCCATCCACGACGCACGGCGCACCGCCGCGAGCCTGCCCTGGGATGCGCTGGCCGATGAAATCGAGGCATTGCTGCGCGCCGGCGCCGCCCGGGTGCCGCCACGCATCGTCATGCCGACGGGCGACGGCAGCGTGCTCTTCGTGATGCCGGCCACCGACGGCACGGTGGCCATGACCAAGCTGATCAGCTTCACCGCCGCCAATGCCGGCGCCGGCCGGCCCACCATCCAGGGCGAGGTGAGCGTCTTCGACGTGGCCAGCGGCGAGCGCCGGCTGATCCTGGACGGTCCGACGGTGACCGCGCGGCGCACCGCGGCGGTGTCGGCACTGGCCGCACGGCACCTGGCGGCCTGCCCGCAGGGGCCCGCGCTGATCGTGGGCGCGGGTGTACAGGGCCGGGCGCACCTGCAAGCCTGTGCCGCCACGCTGGGCGTACGCCGCTTCGTGATTGCCTCGCGCAGCGCGGCCAGCGCGCAGGCCCTCGTGCAGCATGCACACAGCCTGGGTTTGCAGGCAGAAAGCGTTGCAGATGCGCATGCGGCGCTTGCGCGCTGTCCGCTGGTCGTGACCTGCACGCCGGCGAACGCGGTGGTGCTGCGCGGTCCGGTGCGCGCCGACGCCTTCGTGGCGGCGGTGGGCGCGTTCACGCCGCAGATGCGGGAGCTGGACGCCGGCCTGTGCCGCCACTTTGCCGAGCACGGGCGCATCGTGGTGGATACGCGCGACGCCGAGCACGAGGCCGGCGACCTGCTGCAAGCCGGCATTGCCGTGGCGCCGCTGCCCAGTCTGCAGGACGTGCTGCGCGGGCCGCAGCCGCCGCGCGGCGGCCCGGTGCTGTTCAAGAGCTGCGGCTGGGCGGGGTGGGACCTGGCGGCGGCGCGGCTGGCGCTGCGCCAGGGCGCCTGA
- the uraH gene encoding hydroxyisourate hydrolase: MGLSTHVLDTMHGCPAAGMQVALYATEGDSPTLIKRLTLNHDGRSDAPLLDNASLRAGTYRLVFDVAAYFKARAVELPEPNFLNRVSLDFGIAQPEQHYHVPLLVSPWSYSTYRGS, from the coding sequence ATGGGGCTGAGCACCCACGTTCTGGACACCATGCACGGCTGCCCTGCCGCCGGCATGCAGGTGGCGCTGTACGCCACCGAGGGCGATAGCCCCACGCTGATCAAGCGCCTGACGCTCAACCACGACGGGCGCAGCGACGCGCCGCTGCTGGACAACGCCAGCCTGCGCGCCGGCACCTATCGCCTGGTGTTCGACGTGGCGGCCTATTTCAAGGCCCGCGCCGTAGAGCTGCCCGAGCCCAACTTCCTGAACCGCGTGAGCCTGGACTTCGGCATCGCCCAGCCCGAGCAGCACTACCACGTGCCCTTGCTGGTCAGCCCCTGGAGCTATTCCACCTACCGGGGCTCCTGA
- the ggt gene encoding gamma-glutamyltransferase — translation MSVRRPSLLFAGLWLALTAGCSHAPAELAPVLQQAPAARAAAAAYDFDKDIFHPVVARHGMVASEQALATRIGLDVLRQGGNAVDAAVAVGFALAVVLPNAGNLGGGGFMLVHDARSARQVALDFREMAPAGAHRRMYLDAEGKVVDGKSLYTHYAVGVPGTVAGLAHALRQWGTLTLAQAVEPAARLAEQGYAVSATLAKVLARERKTLAPWPASRAIFWRDGAPLREGALLVQQDLAHSLRLIGAQGPAAFYEGEIAQKIAAEMAPHAGSVTLADLKNYRVLEREPVRGSYRGHEIVTMPPPSSGGAHLVQMLNILERWPLADWGANSARTVHHMAEAMKLAYADRAEYLGDPDFVRVPLAGLTSKRYADQLAAGIAPQRARSASDIRAGQPQAHESGQTTHFSVVDAHGNAVAVTYTLNTNFGSGIVAAGTGIVLNNEMDDFAARPGVANAYGLVGGDANAVAAGKRPLSSMTPTLVLQDGRLRLVTGSPGGPRIITTVLETVVNLIDFGMNPLQAAATPRFHHQWMPDELRVEQGFSRDTLDLLRAWGHHVAVKPAMGRTQTIELRGGLLYGASDPRNPDGRTLGY, via the coding sequence ATGTCCGTCCGCCGCCCTTCCCTTCTTTTCGCCGGCCTGTGGCTGGCGCTGACGGCCGGCTGCAGCCATGCGCCGGCCGAGCTTGCGCCGGTGCTGCAGCAGGCGCCGGCTGCGCGCGCAGCGGCCGCGGCCTACGACTTCGACAAGGACATCTTCCACCCGGTGGTAGCGCGCCACGGCATGGTGGCCAGCGAGCAGGCTCTGGCCACGCGCATCGGGCTCGACGTGCTGCGCCAGGGCGGCAATGCGGTGGATGCGGCGGTGGCCGTGGGTTTTGCGCTGGCCGTGGTGCTGCCCAATGCGGGCAACCTGGGCGGCGGCGGCTTCATGCTGGTGCACGACGCGCGCAGCGCTCGCCAGGTGGCGCTGGACTTTCGCGAGATGGCGCCGGCCGGCGCGCACCGGCGGATGTACCTGGACGCCGAGGGCAAGGTCGTCGACGGCAAGTCGCTCTACACCCACTACGCCGTCGGCGTGCCCGGCACGGTGGCGGGCCTGGCGCATGCGCTGCGCCAGTGGGGCACGCTCACGCTGGCCCAGGCGGTGGAGCCGGCCGCGCGCCTGGCCGAGCAAGGCTACGCCGTCAGCGCCACGCTGGCCAAGGTGCTGGCGCGCGAGCGCAAGACCCTGGCGCCCTGGCCCGCCAGCCGGGCCATCTTCTGGCGCGACGGCGCGCCGCTGCGCGAGGGCGCGCTGCTGGTGCAGCAAGACCTGGCGCACTCGCTGCGCCTGATCGGCGCGCAGGGGCCGGCGGCCTTCTACGAGGGCGAGATCGCGCAGAAAATCGCCGCGGAGATGGCGCCGCACGCGGGCAGCGTCACCCTGGCCGACCTGAAGAACTACCGCGTGCTCGAGCGCGAGCCGGTGCGCGGCAGCTACCGCGGCCATGAGATCGTCACCATGCCGCCGCCGTCCTCGGGCGGCGCGCATCTGGTGCAGATGCTCAACATCCTGGAACGCTGGCCGCTGGCCGACTGGGGCGCGAACAGCGCGCGCACGGTGCACCACATGGCCGAGGCGATGAAGCTCGCCTACGCCGACCGCGCCGAATACCTGGGCGACCCCGACTTCGTGCGCGTGCCGCTTGCGGGCCTGACCAGCAAGCGCTACGCTGATCAATTGGCCGCCGGCATCGCGCCGCAGCGCGCGCGCAGCGCCAGCGACATCCGGGCCGGCCAGCCCCAGGCCCATGAAAGCGGGCAGACCACGCATTTTTCGGTGGTCGATGCGCACGGCAACGCGGTGGCCGTCACCTACACGCTCAACACCAACTTCGGCAGCGGCATCGTCGCGGCCGGCACCGGCATCGTGCTGAACAACGAGATGGACGACTTTGCCGCGCGGCCCGGCGTGGCCAACGCCTACGGCCTGGTCGGCGGCGACGCCAACGCGGTGGCCGCGGGCAAGCGCCCGCTGTCCTCGATGACGCCGACGCTGGTGCTGCAGGACGGCAGGCTGCGCCTGGTCACCGGCAGCCCGGGCGGGCCGCGCATCATCACCACGGTGCTCGAGACCGTGGTCAACCTCATCGACTTCGGCATGAACCCGCTGCAGGCGGCGGCCACGCCGCGCTTTCACCACCAGTGGATGCCCGACGAGCTGCGCGTGGAACAGGGCTTTTCGCGCGACACGCTGGATCTGCTGCGCGCCTGGGGCCACCACGTCGCCGTCAAGCCGGCGATGGGACGCACGCAGACCATAGAGCTGCGCGGCGGCCTGCTCTATGGCGCGTCCGACCCGCGCAACCCGGACGGGCGCACGCTGGGCTATTGA
- a CDS encoding DUF1328 domain-containing protein, with translation MLHYALVFLIVALIAGFLGFFGIAGVAAEIAKILFVVFLVLFVASFIFGRRRP, from the coding sequence ATGCTGCATTACGCACTCGTGTTCCTGATCGTCGCGCTGATTGCCGGCTTCCTCGGGTTCTTCGGAATCGCCGGGGTCGCGGCGGAGATCGCCAAGATCTTGTTCGTGGTCTTCCTGGTTCTGTTCGTGGCGTCCTTCATCTTTGGCCGCCGGCGACCTTGA
- the dcd gene encoding dCTP deaminase, translating into MSIKSDKWIRRMASEHGMIEPFEPGQVREVDGRKVISYGTSSYGYDIRCAGEFKVFTNIHSTVVDPKNFDENSFVDFEGDSCIIPPNSFALARTVEYFRIPRDVLTVCLGKSTYARCGIIVNVTPFEPEWEGYVTLEFSNTTPLPARIYAGEGCAQVLFFQSDEVCEVSYRDRKGKYQGQQGVTLPRA; encoded by the coding sequence ATGAGCATCAAGAGCGACAAGTGGATCCGGCGCATGGCCAGCGAGCACGGCATGATCGAGCCGTTCGAGCCCGGCCAGGTGCGCGAGGTCGACGGCCGCAAGGTCATCAGCTACGGCACCAGCAGCTACGGCTACGACATCCGCTGCGCGGGTGAATTCAAGGTCTTCACCAACATCCACAGCACCGTGGTGGACCCGAAGAACTTCGACGAGAACAGCTTTGTCGACTTCGAGGGCGACTCCTGCATCATTCCGCCCAACAGCTTTGCGCTGGCGCGCACGGTCGAGTACTTTCGCATCCCGCGCGACGTGCTCACCGTCTGCCTGGGCAAGAGCACCTACGCGCGCTGCGGCATCATCGTCAACGTCACGCCCTTCGAGCCCGAATGGGAGGGCTACGTGACGCTGGAGTTCTCCAACACCACGCCGCTGCCGGCCAGGATCTATGCCGGCGAAGGCTGCGCCCAGGTGCTGTTCTTCCAGAGCGACGAGGTCTGCGAGGTGAGCTACCGCGACCGCAAGGGCAAATACCAGGGCCAGCAGGGCGTGACCCTGCCGCGCGCCTGA
- the xdhC gene encoding xanthine dehydrogenase accessory protein XdhC, with the protein MPAPQTPLEQLLAALARGPVCLVTVQQAQGSTPREAGAWMALGLAEPELLIGSIGGGHLEWQATQEARARLAACAQGQAPGAPLLRQALGPSLGQCCGGVVLLRFECLGAQDAPALRERLAPRLHPLTLFGGGHVGRALVRVLAPLPFAIQWVDSRDEIFPEGLSSKVQCEYSDPVQAAVADVAPGSQVLIMSFSHAEDQDIVAECLKRQRARADLPFIGLIGSKTKWASFRHRLEARGYTEADFAHVTCPIGVPGIVGKDPQVIAVAVAAQLLMRVSPLA; encoded by the coding sequence ATGCCCGCGCCGCAGACTCCCCTGGAGCAGTTGCTCGCCGCCCTGGCGCGCGGCCCGGTCTGCCTGGTGACGGTGCAGCAGGCGCAGGGTTCGACCCCGCGCGAGGCCGGCGCCTGGATGGCCCTCGGCCTGGCCGAGCCCGAGCTGCTGATCGGCTCCATCGGCGGCGGCCACCTGGAATGGCAGGCCACGCAGGAAGCGCGCGCGCGCCTTGCGGCCTGCGCGCAAGGCCAGGCGCCGGGCGCGCCGCTGCTGCGCCAGGCGCTGGGCCCGAGCCTGGGCCAGTGCTGCGGCGGCGTGGTGCTGCTGCGCTTCGAATGCCTGGGCGCGCAGGACGCGCCGGCGCTGCGCGAGCGCCTGGCGCCGCGGCTGCACCCGCTCACGCTGTTTGGCGGCGGCCATGTGGGGCGCGCGCTGGTGCGGGTGCTGGCGCCGCTGCCGTTTGCCATCCAGTGGGTGGACAGCCGCGACGAGATCTTTCCCGAAGGGCTTTCGAGCAAGGTGCAGTGCGAGTATTCCGACCCGGTGCAGGCGGCGGTGGCCGACGTCGCTCCCGGCTCGCAGGTGCTGATCATGAGCTTCAGCCACGCCGAAGACCAGGACATCGTGGCCGAATGCCTCAAGCGCCAGCGCGCGCGCGCCGACCTGCCCTTCATCGGCCTGATCGGCAGCAAGACCAAGTGGGCGAGCTTTCGCCACCGGCTGGAGGCGCGCGGCTACACCGAGGCCGACTTCGCCCACGTCACCTGCCCGATCGGCGTGCCCGGCATTGTCGGCAAGGACCCGCAGGTGATTGCCGTCGCGGTGGCGGCGCAGCTGCTGATGCGGGTAAGCCCGCTGGCCTGA